The Gadus macrocephalus chromosome 13, ASM3116895v1 genome includes a window with the following:
- the znf740a gene encoding zinc finger protein 665 isoform X28 → MSHLPSSSVRDHMKWVCFDNTKVAGLLGCEAVLSSMALMQASSMAGPPKKMMAPLGHGPPQREGPDRGPQSHMILPSGMSCPPLSVFPLQLIRKDGDFQAPRLLDEKDMRANEDMQMKKKNRKSGTPCKVREQDGRGGKGPGGDENGPASKVQKNFICDHCYGAFRSGYHLKRHILIHTGEKPYACAVCDMRFIQRYHLERHSLIHSGVKPYACSMCDMRFFQRYHLERHSQTHTGVKPYACSMCDMRFFQRYHLARHSLTHTGVKPYACSMCDMRFFQRYHLARHSLTHTGVKPYACSMCDRRFFQRYHLARHTLKHTGVKPYACSMCDMRFFQRYHLARHSLTHTGVKPYACTMCDMRFIQRYQLERHSLTHTGVKPYACTMCDKRFFQRYHLARHSLTHMGVKPYACTMCDMRFFQRYHLARHSVIHSGVKPYACTMCDKRFFQRYHLARHSLTHMGVKPYACTMCDMRFVHRYHLTRHSLTHSGMRPCTQAISQRFCAIPEGGVKPYACTMCDKRFFQRYHLARHSITHMGVKPYACTMCDKRFFQRHHLARHSLTHMGVKPYACTMCDKRFFQRQHLARHSLTHMGVKPYACTMCDKRFFQRQHLARHSLTHMGVKPYACTMCDKRFFQRQHLARHSLTHMGVKPYACTMCDMRFFQRYHLARHSVIHSGVKPYACTMCDKRFFQRYHLARHSVTHMGVKPYACTICDMRFAQRYHLTRHSLTHSGVKPYACSMCDMRFIQRNHLERHSLTHTGMRSFTVPTQPREKPFACDMCDMRFIQRYHLERHKRVHSGEKPYQCERCQQNFSRTDRLLRHRRLCQGRGVAKVENQPCCDPRPYSQEPPPAPPTWSPLHPPPGRLAV, encoded by the exons ATGTCCCATCTACCCAGCAGCTCAGTCCGCGACCATATGAAATGGGTTTGTTTTGACAACACCAAAGTG GCCGGGCTGCTTGGGTGCGAAGCGGTCCTCTCCAGCATGGCCCTGATGCAGGCCAGCTCCATGGCAGGTCCACCCAAGAAGATGATGGCGCCTCTGGGCCACGGCCCGCCCCAGAGAGAGGGCCCCGACCGCGGGCCCCAGAGCCACATGATTCTCCCCTCGGGGATGAGCTGTCCGCCACTG TCTGTGTTTCCTCTGCAGCTCATCAGGAAGGACGGTGACTTCCAAGCCCCTCGCCTGCTGGACGAGAAGGACATGAGGGCCAACGAGGACATGCAGATGAAAAAGAAGAACCGGAAGTCAGGAACGCCCTGCAAAGTGAGAGAACAAGATGGAAGGGGAGGGAAG GGCCCGGGCGGGGACGAGAACGGGCCGGCCTCCAAGGTGCAGAAGAACTTCATCTGCGACCACTGTTACGGCGCCTTCAGGAGCGGCTACCACCTGAAGAGACACATACTGATCCACACAG GGGAGAAGCCGTATGCTTGTGCCGTATGTGACATGAGGTTTATTCAGCGTTACCACCTGGAGAGACACAGCCTCATTCACTCGG gggtgaaGCCGTACGCTTGTTCCATGTGTGACATGCGGTTTTTCCAGCGTTACCACCTGGAGAGACACAGCCAAACTCATACGG GGGTGAAGCCCTACGCATGCTCCATGTGTGACATGAGGTTCTTCCAGCGTTACCATCTGGCCAGACACAGCCTCACTCATACTG GGGTGAAGCCATACGCTTGCTCCATGTGTGACATGAGGTTTTTCCAACGCTACCACTTGGCCAGACACAGCCTCACGCACACTG GGGTGAAGCCATATGCTTGCTCCATGTGTGACAGGAGGTTTTTCCAGAGATACCACCTGGCAAGacacaccctcaaacacacgG GGGTGAAGCCGTACGCTTGCTCCATGTGTGACATGAGGTTCTTCCAGCGTTACCATTTGGCAAGACACAGCCTCACGCACACTG GAGTGAAGCCATACGCATGCACCATGTGTGACATGAGATTTATCCAACGCTACCAACTGGAGAGACACAGTCTGACTCATACCG gggtgaaGCCGTACGCTTGCACCATGTGTGACAAGAGGTTTTTTCAGCGCTACCACCTGGCGAGACACAGCCTCACTCATATGG GTGTGAAACCTTATGCTTGCACCATGTGTGACATGAGGTTTTTTCAGCGATACCACCTGGCGAGACACAGCGTCATTCACTCGG GTGTGAAACCTTACGCATGTACCATGTGCGACAAGAGGTTTTTTCAACGCTACCATCTGGCAAGACACAGCCTCACTCATATGG GTGTGAAACCTTACGCTTGCACCATGTGTGACATGAGGTTTGTTCACCGTTACCACCTGACGAGACACAGCCTCACTCACTCGGGTATGCGTCCGTGTACCCAGGCCATTTCACAACGTTTTTGCGCTATTCCTGAGGGAG gggtgaaGCCGTACGCTTGCACCATGTGTGACAAGAGGTTTTTTCAGCGCTACCACCTGGCGAGACACAGCATCACTCATATGG GTGTGAAACCTTACGCTTGCACCATGTGTGACAAGAG GTTTTTTCAGCGCCACCACCTGGCGAGACACAGCCTCACTCATATGG GTGTGAAACCTTACGCTTGCACCATGTGTGACAAGAGGTTTTTTCAGCGCCAGCACCTGGCGAGACACAGCCTCACTCATATGG GTGTGAAACCTTACGCTTGCACCATGTGTGACAAGAGGTTTTTTCAGCGCCAGCACCTTGCGAGACACAGCCTCACTCATATGG GTGTGAAACCTTACGCTTGCACCATGTGTGACAAGAGGTTTTTTCAGCGCCAGCACCTGGCGAGACACAGCCTCACTCATATGG GTGTGAAACCTTATGCTTGCACCATGTGTGACATGAGGTTTTTTCAGCGCTACCACCTGGCGAGACACAGCGTCATTCATTCGG GTGTGAAACCTTACGCATGTACCATGTGCGACAAGAGGTTTTTCCAACGCTACCATCTGGCAAGACACAGCGTCACTCATATGG GTGTGAAACCTTATGCTTGCACCATATGTGACATGAGGTTTGCTCAGCGTTACCACCTGACGAGACACAGCCTCACTCACTCGG gggtgaaGCCGTATGCTTGTTCCATGTGTGACATGAGGTTTATTCAGCGTAACCACCTGGAGAGACACAGCCTCACTCACACGGGTATGCGTTCGTTTACCGTACCCACACAACCGA GGGAGAAGCCCTTTGCTTGTGACATGTGTGACATGAGGTTTATCCAACGCTACCACCTGGAGAGACACAAGCGCGTGCACagcggggagaagccctaccagTGTGAACGATGCCAGCAG aacttCTCGCGGACAGACCGGCTGCTGAGGCACCGACGCCTGTGCCAGGGGCGCGGCGTGGCCAAGGTGGAGAACCAGCCCTGCTGCGACCCCAGGCCCTACTCCCAGGAGCCCCCGCCGGCGCCGCCCACCTGgagccccctccaccccccgccGGGGCGGCTGGCCGTCTGA
- the znf740a gene encoding gastrula zinc finger protein XlCGF58.1 isoform X46 produces the protein MSHLPSSSVRDHMKWVCFDNTKVAGLLGCEAVLSSMALMQASSMAGPPKKMMAPLGHGPPQREGPDRGPQSHMILPSGMSCPPLSVFPLQLIRKDGDFQAPRLLDEKDMRANEDMQMKKKNRKSGTPCKVREQDGRGGKGPGGDENGPASKVQKNFICDHCYGAFRSGYHLKRHILIHTGEKPYACAVCDMRFIQRYHLERHSLIHSGVKPYACSMCDMRFFQRYHLERHSQTHTGVKPYACSMCDMRFFQRYHLARHSLTHTGVKPYACSMCDMRFFQRYHLARHSLTHTGVKPYACSMCDRRFFQRYHLARHTLKHTGVKPYACSMCDMRFFQRYHLARHSLTHTGVKPYACTMCDMRFIQRYQLERHSLTHTGVKPYACTMCDKRFFQRYHLARHSLTHMGVKPYACTMCDKRFFQRYHLARHSITHMGVKPYACTMCDKRFFQRYHLARHSRTHMGVKPYACTMCDKRFFQRYHLARHSLTHMGVKPYACTMCEKRFFQRHHLARHSLTHMGVKPYACTMCDKRFFQRQHLARHSLTHMGVKPYACTMCDKRFFQRQHLARHSLTHMGVKPYACTMCDKRFFQRQHLARHSLTHMGVKPYACTMCDMRFFQRYHLARHSVIHSGVKPYACTMCDKRFFQRYHLARHSVTHMGVKPYACTICDMRFAQRYHLTRHSLTHSGVKPYACSMCDMRFIQRNHLERHSLTHTGMRSFTVPTQPREKPFACDMCDMRFIQRYHLERHKRVHSGEKPYQCERCQQNFSRTDRLLRHRRLCQGRGVAKVENQPCCDPRPYSQEPPPAPPTWSPLHPPPGRLAV, from the exons ATGTCCCATCTACCCAGCAGCTCAGTCCGCGACCATATGAAATGGGTTTGTTTTGACAACACCAAAGTG GCCGGGCTGCTTGGGTGCGAAGCGGTCCTCTCCAGCATGGCCCTGATGCAGGCCAGCTCCATGGCAGGTCCACCCAAGAAGATGATGGCGCCTCTGGGCCACGGCCCGCCCCAGAGAGAGGGCCCCGACCGCGGGCCCCAGAGCCACATGATTCTCCCCTCGGGGATGAGCTGTCCGCCACTG TCTGTGTTTCCTCTGCAGCTCATCAGGAAGGACGGTGACTTCCAAGCCCCTCGCCTGCTGGACGAGAAGGACATGAGGGCCAACGAGGACATGCAGATGAAAAAGAAGAACCGGAAGTCAGGAACGCCCTGCAAAGTGAGAGAACAAGATGGAAGGGGAGGGAAG GGCCCGGGCGGGGACGAGAACGGGCCGGCCTCCAAGGTGCAGAAGAACTTCATCTGCGACCACTGTTACGGCGCCTTCAGGAGCGGCTACCACCTGAAGAGACACATACTGATCCACACAG GGGAGAAGCCGTATGCTTGTGCCGTATGTGACATGAGGTTTATTCAGCGTTACCACCTGGAGAGACACAGCCTCATTCACTCGG gggtgaaGCCGTACGCTTGTTCCATGTGTGACATGCGGTTTTTCCAGCGTTACCACCTGGAGAGACACAGCCAAACTCATACGG GGGTGAAGCCCTACGCATGCTCCATGTGTGACATGAGGTTCTTCCAGCGTTACCATCTGGCCAGACACAGCCTCACTCATACTG GGGTGAAGCCATACGCTTGCTCCATGTGTGACATGAGGTTTTTCCAACGCTACCACTTGGCCAGACACAGCCTCACGCACACTG GGGTGAAGCCATATGCTTGCTCCATGTGTGACAGGAGGTTTTTCCAGAGATACCACCTGGCAAGacacaccctcaaacacacgG GGGTGAAGCCGTACGCTTGCTCCATGTGTGACATGAGGTTCTTCCAGCGTTACCATTTGGCAAGACACAGCCTCACGCACACTG GAGTGAAGCCATACGCATGCACCATGTGTGACATGAGATTTATCCAACGCTACCAACTGGAGAGACACAGTCTGACTCATACCG GTGTGAAACCTTACGCATGTACCATGTGCGACAAGAGGTTTTTTCAACGCTACCATCTGGCAAGACACAGCCTCACTCATATGG gggtgaaGCCGTACGCTTGCACCATGTGTGACAAGAGGTTTTTTCAGCGCTACCACCTGGCGAGACACAGCATCACTCATATGG GTGTGAAACCTTACGCTTGCACCATGTGTGACAAGAGGTTTTTTCAGCGGTACCACCTGGCGAGACACAGCCGCACTCATATGG gggtgaaGCCGTACGCTTGCACCATGTGTGACAAGAGGTTTTTTCAGCGCTACCACCTGGCGAGACACAGCCTCACTCATATGG GTGTGAAACCTTACGCTTGCACCATGTGCGAAAAGAGGTTTTTTCAGCGCCACCACCTGGCGAGACACAGCCTCACTCATATGG GTGTGAAACCTTACGCTTGCACCATGTGTGACAAGAGGTTTTTTCAGCGCCAGCACCTGGCGAGACACAGCCTCACTCATATGG GTGTGAAACCTTACGCTTGCACCATGTGTGACAAGAGGTTTTTTCAGCGCCAGCACCTTGCGAGACACAGCCTCACTCATATGG GTGTGAAACCTTACGCTTGCACCATGTGTGACAAGAGGTTTTTTCAGCGCCAGCACCTGGCGAGACACAGCCTCACTCATATGG GTGTGAAACCTTATGCTTGCACCATGTGTGACATGAGGTTTTTTCAGCGCTACCACCTGGCGAGACACAGCGTCATTCATTCGG GTGTGAAACCTTACGCATGTACCATGTGCGACAAGAGGTTTTTCCAACGCTACCATCTGGCAAGACACAGCGTCACTCATATGG GTGTGAAACCTTATGCTTGCACCATATGTGACATGAGGTTTGCTCAGCGTTACCACCTGACGAGACACAGCCTCACTCACTCGG gggtgaaGCCGTATGCTTGTTCCATGTGTGACATGAGGTTTATTCAGCGTAACCACCTGGAGAGACACAGCCTCACTCACACGGGTATGCGTTCGTTTACCGTACCCACACAACCGA GGGAGAAGCCCTTTGCTTGTGACATGTGTGACATGAGGTTTATCCAACGCTACCACCTGGAGAGACACAAGCGCGTGCACagcggggagaagccctaccagTGTGAACGATGCCAGCAG aacttCTCGCGGACAGACCGGCTGCTGAGGCACCGACGCCTGTGCCAGGGGCGCGGCGTGGCCAAGGTGGAGAACCAGCCCTGCTGCGACCCCAGGCCCTACTCCCAGGAGCCCCCGCCGGCGCCGCCCACCTGgagccccctccaccccccgccGGGGCGGCTGGCCGTCTGA
- the znf740a gene encoding zinc finger protein 665 isoform X30 → MSHLPSSSVRDHMKWVCFDNTKVAGLLGCEAVLSSMALMQASSMAGPPKKMMAPLGHGPPQREGPDRGPQSHMILPSGMSCPPLSVFPLQLIRKDGDFQAPRLLDEKDMRANEDMQMKKKNRKSGTPCKVREQDGRGGKGPGGDENGPASKVQKNFICDHCYGAFRSGYHLKRHILIHTGEKPYACAVCDMRFIQRYHLERHSLIHSGVKPYACSMCDMRFFQRYHLERHSQTHTGVKPYACSMCDMRFFQRYHLARHSLTHTGVKPYACSMCDMRFFQRYHLARHSLTHTGVKPYACTMCDMRFIQRYQLERHSLTHTGVKPYACTMCDKRFFQRYHLARHSLTHMGVKPYACTMCDMRFFQRYHLARHSVIHSGVKPYACTMCDKRFFQRYHLARHSLTHMGVKPYACTMCDMRFVHRYHLTRHSLTHSGMRPCTQAISQRFCAIPEGGVKPYACTMCDKRFFQRYHLARHSITHMGVKPYACTMCDKRFFQRYHLARHSRTHMGVKPYACTMCDKRFFQRYHLARHSLTHMGVKPYACTMCEKRFFQRHHLARHSLTHMGVKPYACTMCDKRFFQRQHLARHSLTHMGVKPYACTMCDKRFFQRQHLARHSLTHMGVKPYACTMCDKRFFQRQHLARHSLTHMGVKPYACTMCDMRFFQRYHLARHSVIHSGVKPYACTMCDKRFFQRYHLARHSVTHMGVKPYACTICDMRFAQRYHLTRHSLTHSGVKPYACSMCDMRFIQRNHLERHSLTHTGMRSFTVPTQPREKPFACDMCDMRFIQRYHLERHKRVHSGEKPYQCERCQQNFSRTDRLLRHRRLCQGRGVAKVENQPCCDPRPYSQEPPPAPPTWSPLHPPPGRLAV, encoded by the exons ATGTCCCATCTACCCAGCAGCTCAGTCCGCGACCATATGAAATGGGTTTGTTTTGACAACACCAAAGTG GCCGGGCTGCTTGGGTGCGAAGCGGTCCTCTCCAGCATGGCCCTGATGCAGGCCAGCTCCATGGCAGGTCCACCCAAGAAGATGATGGCGCCTCTGGGCCACGGCCCGCCCCAGAGAGAGGGCCCCGACCGCGGGCCCCAGAGCCACATGATTCTCCCCTCGGGGATGAGCTGTCCGCCACTG TCTGTGTTTCCTCTGCAGCTCATCAGGAAGGACGGTGACTTCCAAGCCCCTCGCCTGCTGGACGAGAAGGACATGAGGGCCAACGAGGACATGCAGATGAAAAAGAAGAACCGGAAGTCAGGAACGCCCTGCAAAGTGAGAGAACAAGATGGAAGGGGAGGGAAG GGCCCGGGCGGGGACGAGAACGGGCCGGCCTCCAAGGTGCAGAAGAACTTCATCTGCGACCACTGTTACGGCGCCTTCAGGAGCGGCTACCACCTGAAGAGACACATACTGATCCACACAG GGGAGAAGCCGTATGCTTGTGCCGTATGTGACATGAGGTTTATTCAGCGTTACCACCTGGAGAGACACAGCCTCATTCACTCGG gggtgaaGCCGTACGCTTGTTCCATGTGTGACATGCGGTTTTTCCAGCGTTACCACCTGGAGAGACACAGCCAAACTCATACGG GGGTGAAGCCCTACGCATGCTCCATGTGTGACATGAGGTTCTTCCAGCGTTACCATCTGGCCAGACACAGCCTCACTCATACTG GGGTGAAGCCGTACGCTTGCTCCATGTGTGACATGAGGTTCTTCCAGCGTTACCATTTGGCAAGACACAGCCTCACGCACACTG GAGTGAAGCCATACGCATGCACCATGTGTGACATGAGATTTATCCAACGCTACCAACTGGAGAGACACAGTCTGACTCATACCG gggtgaaGCCGTACGCTTGCACCATGTGTGACAAGAGGTTTTTTCAGCGCTACCACCTGGCGAGACACAGCCTCACTCATATGG GTGTGAAACCTTATGCTTGCACCATGTGTGACATGAGGTTTTTTCAGCGATACCACCTGGCGAGACACAGCGTCATTCACTCGG GTGTGAAACCTTACGCATGTACCATGTGCGACAAGAGGTTTTTTCAACGCTACCATCTGGCAAGACACAGCCTCACTCATATGG GTGTGAAACCTTACGCTTGCACCATGTGTGACATGAGGTTTGTTCACCGTTACCACCTGACGAGACACAGCCTCACTCACTCGGGTATGCGTCCGTGTACCCAGGCCATTTCACAACGTTTTTGCGCTATTCCTGAGGGAG gggtgaaGCCGTACGCTTGCACCATGTGTGACAAGAGGTTTTTTCAGCGCTACCACCTGGCGAGACACAGCATCACTCATATGG GTGTGAAACCTTACGCTTGCACCATGTGTGACAAGAGGTTTTTTCAGCGGTACCACCTGGCGAGACACAGCCGCACTCATATGG gggtgaaGCCGTACGCTTGCACCATGTGTGACAAGAGGTTTTTTCAGCGCTACCACCTGGCGAGACACAGCCTCACTCATATGG GTGTGAAACCTTACGCTTGCACCATGTGCGAAAAGAGGTTTTTTCAGCGCCACCACCTGGCGAGACACAGCCTCACTCATATGG GTGTGAAACCTTACGCTTGCACCATGTGTGACAAGAGGTTTTTTCAGCGCCAGCACCTGGCGAGACACAGCCTCACTCATATGG GTGTGAAACCTTACGCTTGCACCATGTGTGACAAGAGGTTTTTTCAGCGCCAGCACCTTGCGAGACACAGCCTCACTCATATGG GTGTGAAACCTTACGCTTGCACCATGTGTGACAAGAGGTTTTTTCAGCGCCAGCACCTGGCGAGACACAGCCTCACTCATATGG GTGTGAAACCTTATGCTTGCACCATGTGTGACATGAGGTTTTTTCAGCGCTACCACCTGGCGAGACACAGCGTCATTCATTCGG GTGTGAAACCTTACGCATGTACCATGTGCGACAAGAGGTTTTTCCAACGCTACCATCTGGCAAGACACAGCGTCACTCATATGG GTGTGAAACCTTATGCTTGCACCATATGTGACATGAGGTTTGCTCAGCGTTACCACCTGACGAGACACAGCCTCACTCACTCGG gggtgaaGCCGTATGCTTGTTCCATGTGTGACATGAGGTTTATTCAGCGTAACCACCTGGAGAGACACAGCCTCACTCACACGGGTATGCGTTCGTTTACCGTACCCACACAACCGA GGGAGAAGCCCTTTGCTTGTGACATGTGTGACATGAGGTTTATCCAACGCTACCACCTGGAGAGACACAAGCGCGTGCACagcggggagaagccctaccagTGTGAACGATGCCAGCAG aacttCTCGCGGACAGACCGGCTGCTGAGGCACCGACGCCTGTGCCAGGGGCGCGGCGTGGCCAAGGTGGAGAACCAGCCCTGCTGCGACCCCAGGCCCTACTCCCAGGAGCCCCCGCCGGCGCCGCCCACCTGgagccccctccaccccccgccGGGGCGGCTGGCCGTCTGA
- the znf740a gene encoding zinc finger protein 271 isoform X13, whose protein sequence is MSHLPSSSVRDHMKWVCFDNTKVAGLLGCEAVLSSMALMQASSMAGPPKKMMAPLGHGPPQREGPDRGPQSHMILPSGMSCPPLSVFPLQLIRKDGDFQAPRLLDEKDMRANEDMQMKKKNRKSGTPCKVREQDGRGGKGPGGDENGPASKVQKNFICDHCYGAFRSGYHLKRHILIHTGEKPYACAVCDMRFIQRYHLERHSLIHSGVKPYACSMCDMRFFQRYHLERHSQTHTGVKPYACSMCDMRFFQRYHLARHSLTHTGVKPYACSMCDRRFFQRYHLARHTLKHTGVKPYACSMCDMRFFQRYHLARHSLTHTGVKPYACTMCDMRFIQRYQLERHSLTHTGVKPYACTMCDKRFFQRYHLARHSLTHMGVKPYACTMCDMRFFQRYHLARHSVIHSGVKPYACTMCDKRFFQRYHLARHSLTHMGVKPYACTMCDMRFVHRYHLTRHSLTHSGMRPCTQAISQRFCAIPEGGVKPYACTMCDKRFFQRYHLARHSITHMGVKPYACTMCDKRFFQRYHLARHSRTHMGVKPYACTMCDKRFFQRYHLARHSLTHMGVKPYACTMCEKRFFQRHHLARHSLTHMGVKPYACTMCDKRFFQRQHLARHSLTHMGVKPYACTMCDKRFFQRQHLARHSLTHMGVKPYACTMCDKRFFQRQHLARHSLTHMGVKPYACTMCDMRFFQRYHLARHSVIHSGVKPYACTMCDKRFFQRYHLARHSVTHMGVKPYACTICDMRFAQRYHLTRHSLTHSGVKPYACSMCDMRFIQRNHLERHSLTHTGMRSFTVPTQPREKPFACDMCDMRFIQRYHLERHKRVHSGEKPYQCERCQQNFSRTDRLLRHRRLCQGRGVAKVENQPCCDPRPYSQEPPPAPPTWSPLHPPPGRLAV, encoded by the exons ATGTCCCATCTACCCAGCAGCTCAGTCCGCGACCATATGAAATGGGTTTGTTTTGACAACACCAAAGTG GCCGGGCTGCTTGGGTGCGAAGCGGTCCTCTCCAGCATGGCCCTGATGCAGGCCAGCTCCATGGCAGGTCCACCCAAGAAGATGATGGCGCCTCTGGGCCACGGCCCGCCCCAGAGAGAGGGCCCCGACCGCGGGCCCCAGAGCCACATGATTCTCCCCTCGGGGATGAGCTGTCCGCCACTG TCTGTGTTTCCTCTGCAGCTCATCAGGAAGGACGGTGACTTCCAAGCCCCTCGCCTGCTGGACGAGAAGGACATGAGGGCCAACGAGGACATGCAGATGAAAAAGAAGAACCGGAAGTCAGGAACGCCCTGCAAAGTGAGAGAACAAGATGGAAGGGGAGGGAAG GGCCCGGGCGGGGACGAGAACGGGCCGGCCTCCAAGGTGCAGAAGAACTTCATCTGCGACCACTGTTACGGCGCCTTCAGGAGCGGCTACCACCTGAAGAGACACATACTGATCCACACAG GGGAGAAGCCGTATGCTTGTGCCGTATGTGACATGAGGTTTATTCAGCGTTACCACCTGGAGAGACACAGCCTCATTCACTCGG gggtgaaGCCGTACGCTTGTTCCATGTGTGACATGCGGTTTTTCCAGCGTTACCACCTGGAGAGACACAGCCAAACTCATACGG GGGTGAAGCCCTACGCATGCTCCATGTGTGACATGAGGTTCTTCCAGCGTTACCATCTGGCCAGACACAGCCTCACTCATACTG GGGTGAAGCCATATGCTTGCTCCATGTGTGACAGGAGGTTTTTCCAGAGATACCACCTGGCAAGacacaccctcaaacacacgG GGGTGAAGCCGTACGCTTGCTCCATGTGTGACATGAGGTTCTTCCAGCGTTACCATTTGGCAAGACACAGCCTCACGCACACTG GAGTGAAGCCATACGCATGCACCATGTGTGACATGAGATTTATCCAACGCTACCAACTGGAGAGACACAGTCTGACTCATACCG gggtgaaGCCGTACGCTTGCACCATGTGTGACAAGAGGTTTTTTCAGCGCTACCACCTGGCGAGACACAGCCTCACTCATATGG GTGTGAAACCTTATGCTTGCACCATGTGTGACATGAGGTTTTTTCAGCGATACCACCTGGCGAGACACAGCGTCATTCACTCGG GTGTGAAACCTTACGCATGTACCATGTGCGACAAGAGGTTTTTTCAACGCTACCATCTGGCAAGACACAGCCTCACTCATATGG GTGTGAAACCTTACGCTTGCACCATGTGTGACATGAGGTTTGTTCACCGTTACCACCTGACGAGACACAGCCTCACTCACTCGGGTATGCGTCCGTGTACCCAGGCCATTTCACAACGTTTTTGCGCTATTCCTGAGGGAG gggtgaaGCCGTACGCTTGCACCATGTGTGACAAGAGGTTTTTTCAGCGCTACCACCTGGCGAGACACAGCATCACTCATATGG GTGTGAAACCTTACGCTTGCACCATGTGTGACAAGAGGTTTTTTCAGCGGTACCACCTGGCGAGACACAGCCGCACTCATATGG gggtgaaGCCGTACGCTTGCACCATGTGTGACAAGAGGTTTTTTCAGCGCTACCACCTGGCGAGACACAGCCTCACTCATATGG GTGTGAAACCTTACGCTTGCACCATGTGCGAAAAGAGGTTTTTTCAGCGCCACCACCTGGCGAGACACAGCCTCACTCATATGG GTGTGAAACCTTACGCTTGCACCATGTGTGACAAGAGGTTTTTTCAGCGCCAGCACCTGGCGAGACACAGCCTCACTCATATGG GTGTGAAACCTTACGCTTGCACCATGTGTGACAAGAGGTTTTTTCAGCGCCAGCACCTTGCGAGACACAGCCTCACTCATATGG GTGTGAAACCTTACGCTTGCACCATGTGTGACAAGAGGTTTTTTCAGCGCCAGCACCTGGCGAGACACAGCCTCACTCATATGG GTGTGAAACCTTATGCTTGCACCATGTGTGACATGAGGTTTTTTCAGCGCTACCACCTGGCGAGACACAGCGTCATTCATTCGG GTGTGAAACCTTACGCATGTACCATGTGCGACAAGAGGTTTTTCCAACGCTACCATCTGGCAAGACACAGCGTCACTCATATGG GTGTGAAACCTTATGCTTGCACCATATGTGACATGAGGTTTGCTCAGCGTTACCACCTGACGAGACACAGCCTCACTCACTCGG gggtgaaGCCGTATGCTTGTTCCATGTGTGACATGAGGTTTATTCAGCGTAACCACCTGGAGAGACACAGCCTCACTCACACGGGTATGCGTTCGTTTACCGTACCCACACAACCGA GGGAGAAGCCCTTTGCTTGTGACATGTGTGACATGAGGTTTATCCAACGCTACCACCTGGAGAGACACAAGCGCGTGCACagcggggagaagccctaccagTGTGAACGATGCCAGCAG aacttCTCGCGGACAGACCGGCTGCTGAGGCACCGACGCCTGTGCCAGGGGCGCGGCGTGGCCAAGGTGGAGAACCAGCCCTGCTGCGACCCCAGGCCCTACTCCCAGGAGCCCCCGCCGGCGCCGCCCACCTGgagccccctccaccccccgccGGGGCGGCTGGCCGTCTGA